From Poecile atricapillus isolate bPoeAtr1 chromosome Z, bPoeAtr1.hap1, whole genome shotgun sequence, one genomic window encodes:
- the LOC131572846 gene encoding germ cell-specific gene 1 protein-like isoform X1, translating to MVEADLLVHCPGFQEMVLPCWMELLKGLPLRRTFLAVILNLLALTLSTTALLGSYWCTGTQKVPKPLCGKNKASQCVGVPMPSDEDTSNVSSEDTVHYSWETGDDRFAFRYFHTGMWLSCEESMEGPEEKCRSFIELSPPAERGILWLSLGSEMLYISLLLISFILLMVEILHTGNPVCGMKLNAFAAVSSVLSGLLGMVAHMMYTQVFQATVNLGPEDWRPHTWDYGWAFYMAWASFTCCMASAVTTLNTYTKTILEFKRNHIKGYDGTLKDHPQHHQCFIQQISSYYEPKGKVFHSVSEGVDFYTDLQQKMLQREPELDLDEVLGQTIGEDRC from the exons ATGGTTGAAGCTGACCTATTGGTCCACTGCCCTGGCTTTCAAGAAATGGTTCTTCCATGCTGG atggagctgctgaagggaCTGCCATTGCGCCGTACTTTCCTGGCTGTCATCCTGAACCTGCTGGCCCTCACCCTCTCCACCACTGCCTTGCTGGGCAGCTACTGGTGCACTGGGACCCAGAAAGTACCCAAGCCTTTGTGTGGGAAGAACAAAGCCTCCCAGTGCGTGGGTGTCCCCATGCCATCTGATGAAGATACAAGCAATGTTTCATCTGAGGACACAGTGCATTACAGCTGGGAGACTGGAGATGACCGCTTTGCCTTCAGATACTTCCACACAGGGATGTGGCTTTCCTGTGAAGAGAGCATGGAAGGACCAG AAGAGAAATGCCGCAGCTTTATTGAGCTTTCGCCACCAGCTGAGAGAG GAATCCTGTGGCTGTCACTGGGATCAGAGATGCTGTACATCAGCTTGCTGCTCATCAGCTTCATCCTCCTGATGGTGGAAATTCTGCATACTGGCAATCCTGTCTGTGGGATGAAGCTCAATGCCTTTGCTGCTGTCTCCTCAGTGCTGTCAG GTCTCCTTGGGATGGTGGCACACATGATGTACACTCAAGTCTTCCAGGCAACAGTTAATCTGGGACCGGAGGACTGGAGACCGCACACGTGGGACTATGGCTGGGCATTCTA CATGGCCTGGGCCTCCTTCACCTGCTGCATGGCCTCTGCTGTCACCACTCTCAATACCTACACCAAGACGATACTGGAGTTCAAAAGGAACCACATCAAGGGATATGATGGGACCCTCAAGGATCACCCTCAGCACCACCAATGCTTCATACAGCAAATAAGCAGCTACTATGAGCCCAAAGGCAAGGTCTTCCATTCAGTTTCTGAAGGAGTTGACTTCTACACTGATCTGCAGCAGAAAATGCTACAGCGGGAACCAGAGCTGGACCTGGATGAAGTCTTGGGCCAGACAATTGGGGAGGATCGCTGTTAG
- the LOC131572846 gene encoding germ cell-specific gene 1 protein-like isoform X2, giving the protein MELLKGLPLRRTFLAVILNLLALTLSTTALLGSYWCTGTQKVPKPLCGKNKASQCVGVPMPSDEDTSNVSSEDTVHYSWETGDDRFAFRYFHTGMWLSCEESMEGPEEKCRSFIELSPPAERGILWLSLGSEMLYISLLLISFILLMVEILHTGNPVCGMKLNAFAAVSSVLSGLLGMVAHMMYTQVFQATVNLGPEDWRPHTWDYGWAFYMAWASFTCCMASAVTTLNTYTKTILEFKRNHIKGYDGTLKDHPQHHQCFIQQISSYYEPKGKVFHSVSEGVDFYTDLQQKMLQREPELDLDEVLGQTIGEDRC; this is encoded by the exons atggagctgctgaagggaCTGCCATTGCGCCGTACTTTCCTGGCTGTCATCCTGAACCTGCTGGCCCTCACCCTCTCCACCACTGCCTTGCTGGGCAGCTACTGGTGCACTGGGACCCAGAAAGTACCCAAGCCTTTGTGTGGGAAGAACAAAGCCTCCCAGTGCGTGGGTGTCCCCATGCCATCTGATGAAGATACAAGCAATGTTTCATCTGAGGACACAGTGCATTACAGCTGGGAGACTGGAGATGACCGCTTTGCCTTCAGATACTTCCACACAGGGATGTGGCTTTCCTGTGAAGAGAGCATGGAAGGACCAG AAGAGAAATGCCGCAGCTTTATTGAGCTTTCGCCACCAGCTGAGAGAG GAATCCTGTGGCTGTCACTGGGATCAGAGATGCTGTACATCAGCTTGCTGCTCATCAGCTTCATCCTCCTGATGGTGGAAATTCTGCATACTGGCAATCCTGTCTGTGGGATGAAGCTCAATGCCTTTGCTGCTGTCTCCTCAGTGCTGTCAG GTCTCCTTGGGATGGTGGCACACATGATGTACACTCAAGTCTTCCAGGCAACAGTTAATCTGGGACCGGAGGACTGGAGACCGCACACGTGGGACTATGGCTGGGCATTCTA CATGGCCTGGGCCTCCTTCACCTGCTGCATGGCCTCTGCTGTCACCACTCTCAATACCTACACCAAGACGATACTGGAGTTCAAAAGGAACCACATCAAGGGATATGATGGGACCCTCAAGGATCACCCTCAGCACCACCAATGCTTCATACAGCAAATAAGCAGCTACTATGAGCCCAAAGGCAAGGTCTTCCATTCAGTTTCTGAAGGAGTTGACTTCTACACTGATCTGCAGCAGAAAATGCTACAGCGGGAACCAGAGCTGGACCTGGATGAAGTCTTGGGCCAGACAATTGGGGAGGATCGCTGTTAG